From the Ralstonia wenshanensis genome, the window TGTGCTGATGGACGGCTTCGGCTTTACCGGTCTGATGGACAAGGTGGGCGTGGAGCGTCGCTTGCTCACGGCCGGTTCGAACAAGGGCATGCTTGATCCGTTCTCGCCCGTGTCGCCCCAGCAGAAACAGTATGCGCAGGAGATGCTGGACCAGGTGCACCAGCAGTTCATCGATGTGGTGAAGCAGGGGCGTGGCAACCGTTTGAAGGACGATCCGACGTTGTTCACCGGCCTGTTCTGGACGGGCGCCAAGGCTGTGGATCTCGGCCTGGCTGATGCGATCGGCAGCTCGGATTTCGTTGCTCGCAACGTCATCAAAGCGCCGGACGTGGTCGACTACACCGTCAAGGAAAACTTCGCCTCGCGCGTGGCGCGCAAGCTTGGCACAGCGATGGGCGCGGGCGCTGTGAAGGCGCTGGCCGCTACGGGCCAGCTCAAGCTCTTGATGAAGGAATAAGCGCGCTATCGCGCGAGCAGCGAGAAGATTGCCGGCCGCTTGTGCAGGTTCATGCGGTCGGCGCGCCAGTCGCTCACCGGCAGTGTGACGACTTGCTCCTCGGGCAGCGTCAGGTCCACCGCAATCGAGAGCAGCGTGCTTGGCGCGCAGCCGGCCTGAATGGCCTCGAGCAACGCGCCATTCCGGTAAGGCGTTTCGATAAACACCTGTGTTTGGCCTGCGGAGCGTGAAAGCTGCTCCAGCGCGCGCAGCCTGGTCTTTCGCTCCGCGGCATCGACGGGCAAATAGCCGTTGAACGCAAAGCTCTGGCCGTTCAAGCCGGACGCCATCACCGCCAGCAGAATCGAACTCGGCCCCACCAGCGGCTTTACGCGCACGCCGCGTCGGTGCGCAAGTCGCACAAGATTCGCGCCGGGATCGGCCACCGCCGGCACACCGGCCTCCGACATCAGCCCCGCGTCCTGGCCGGCAACCACCGGCGCCAGCAGTGCTTCCAGTTCCGACTCGGGCGTTTTGACGTTCAGTTCGCGGATTGTGATTTCCTGCAGTGGGCGCGCCAGCGGCGTGGTCTCGGCCAGCTTCTTCAGCAGCGCGCGTGCGGTCTTGGCATGCTCGGCGACGAAATAATCGAGTCGCGCGGTAATTTGCTGAACGCCGGCCGGAATCACGTCAGGCAGCGGGTCAGTTGCATCGCGCGAGCCCAGCGTATTTGGAATGAGGTAAAGCGTACCGGCCATGGTTCAGGCGAAGAGCGGGTAGTGAAGGTTGCGCAGCATGCCGGTCAGGGCGATCAGCGGCAGACCAACCAGCGCGGTCGGGTCCGACGACTCTACGCGTTCGAGCAGGGCGATGCCCAAGCCCTCTGATTTGGCGCTTCCCGCAACGTCGTATGGGTGTTCCAGATGCAAGTAGGCGTCCAATTCCTCATCGGAAAGATCGCGGAAGGTCGCCAGCGTGCGGATGTCCTCGCTCTGGTGTTGCCCGGTTCGCCCGTCGTACAGGCACAACGCTGAATGAAATGTGACGGTGCGTCCACGCATCCAGTGCAATTGCGCCAGTGCGCGGGCGTGATCACCGGGTTTGCCGACTTGCTTGCCGTCCAGCGTGGCGACCTGATCGGAGCCAATGACCAGCGCACCGGGATGGTCTGCTGCGACCTTCTCCGCCTTTTGCCGAGCCAGGCGCAGGGCGGTCTGATCGGGCGATTCGTCCGGGGCGGGGGTCTCGTCAATGTTCGGCACCACAATCTCAAACGGCAGTCGCAAGCGTTCAAGCAATTCCCGCCGATATGGCGAGCTGGAGGCGAGAATCAGCGGCGGACGCGATGCAGAAGTCATAAGTGCTTGAAGATGCAGTGGATTTTGAGCAAAACCTTTTGACGTCAGAGGTTTCTGCCCGCTATAATCCCGCGTTTCGCGGTTTGGCCGCGCAGTGTCGCAAACCGGGCGCCCAGGCGCAAGGTGTCGGGCGGCTGCAGGGCGGTCAATCCGGTTCGCGCACCAACAGCAACGCGTATAGCAGGTTCGATTCGTGGATTTTCGTGCATTCGATCTTTTCGCGTTCATTCGCGCGGGTGAGTCAGCAAGCGGCACGGTCCATCTGACCGATATGCCCCGCCTGCTGGCCGAGCAAGCCGCCGATGCCCCGGTTGACGCCAACACGCGGTTCCGTTGGCACCTGCAGGGTCTGGTGCGCGAGGAGGCTACCGCCGGCCAGTTGCCCCGCCAGCGTCTCTTCGTGGATCTGGAAGTGGATGGAGTGGTCTGGCTGCAATGCCAGCGCTGCCTCAAAGCGTACGAGCAACCTCTGCCGGTGCGCACGCGCCTTGAGGTCATGCGCTCGGAAGCCGAGGCCGACGCTGCTCCGCTGGATGACGATGAGGCCGATGTCATCGTCGGCTCGCGCAGCTTTGATCTGATCACGCAGATCGAAGATGAGTTGTTGCTGACCTTGCCGGTGTCGCCGCGTCATACAGTCTGCCCGGATGAGGTGCTGCCGGAAGAGGCTGAAGCTGAAAAGAAGCCATCGCCGTTCGCGGTGCTGGCCAACCTGAAGACCAAACATTAGGCGTGCGCGAACATTCGCGCGCGCTGATGGCAGTACGTTTCACACGCCTACCGGAATGGCTACGCTCCGGCTCCGTGTGATGTGATAAAATTGATCAAATTGCTTAGGAGTCAGTCATGGCTGTTCAACAAAACAAGAAGTCGCCGTCCAAGCGCGGCATGCATCGTTCGCACGATTTCCTGACGACGGCCCCGATCGCTGTCGAGCCGACCACCGGCGAAGTGCACCTGCGTCACCACGTGAGCCCGAACGGCTACTATCGCGGCCGCAAGGTTGTGAAGACCAAGAACGACTGATGCGATTTGCCAGTTTTCTGGCAAGCGTGTTGGGCTGGTCTGAACGCACAGGTTCATGATGCAAGCGAAAAAGCGGCAAGCCAATTTGCCGCTTTTTTGTTGAGCGAAATTCGGCAATGCGTGTACGGGTTTGTGTACCATACGCGCGCCAACGGCCGGAGCCGCACGTGAAACCGCAACTCAGACTCGCATGACCATCAAGCTTGCCATCGACTGCATGGGTGGTGATCACGGCGTTGGCGTGACAATCCCTGCAGCGATCCATTTTCTCGCTGCGCACGAAGACGTCGAAATGCTGCTCGTCGGGCAGTCCGATGCCATCGCGGCGCAGCTCAAGCGACTCCACGCTACCGCGAACCCGCGCGTTCACATCGTTCCCGCCTCCGAGGTGGTGTCGATGGA encodes:
- a CDS encoding Maf-like protein; translation: MTSASRPPLILASSSPYRRELLERLRLPFEIVVPNIDETPAPDESPDQTALRLARQKAEKVAADHPGALVIGSDQVATLDGKQVGKPGDHARALAQLHWMRGRTVTFHSALCLYDGRTGQHQSEDIRTLATFRDLSDEELDAYLHLEHPYDVAGSAKSEGLGIALLERVESSDPTALVGLPLIALTGMLRNLHYPLFA
- a CDS encoding SAM-dependent methyltransferase; amino-acid sequence: MAGTLYLIPNTLGSRDATDPLPDVIPAGVQQITARLDYFVAEHAKTARALLKKLAETTPLARPLQEITIRELNVKTPESELEALLAPVVAGQDAGLMSEAGVPAVADPGANLVRLAHRRGVRVKPLVGPSSILLAVMASGLNGQSFAFNGYLPVDAAERKTRLRALEQLSRSAGQTQVFIETPYRNGALLEAIQAGCAPSTLLSIAVDLTLPEEQVVTLPVSDWRADRMNLHKRPAIFSLLAR
- a CDS encoding YceD family protein is translated as MDFRAFDLFAFIRAGESASGTVHLTDMPRLLAEQAADAPVDANTRFRWHLQGLVREEATAGQLPRQRLFVDLEVDGVVWLQCQRCLKAYEQPLPVRTRLEVMRSEAEADAAPLDDDEADVIVGSRSFDLITQIEDELLLTLPVSPRHTVCPDEVLPEEAEAEKKPSPFAVLANLKTKH
- the rpmF gene encoding 50S ribosomal protein L32: MAVQQNKKSPSKRGMHRSHDFLTTAPIAVEPTTGEVHLRHHVSPNGYYRGRKVVKTKND